DNA from Paraburkholderia sp. ZP32-5:
ACGATAACCCAAATATGGATAAGTACTGCGCCTGGATTCAATAGCTCATCTTTGGCGACCTCAAAATCTGTTAGCCATGCTCCTCATAAGCCGTCTCGTGAAGCACCCACGTCATCGGGTTCACAACGAACATCTGTTCATACCTTGTCCAAAACCACCTTCATCATCTCTTCGGAAGATCCCAATTCGGGGAGATGCTCAAGCGTGAAAACCGGATTGTTGATGGCGACGGAAAATGGTTGCAACAACTCATCACTTCATCGTCGAGCAAAGTTTCATCCTGCTTCCTTCGATTTCTCAAAGCGTCAAAGAACGCTTCTTCGAAAACAAATTCTGATCGTCGAAGCGGCCTTCGAACTTCACTTCCGGTCTTCATCGGTTCGCGGTCTACACAAGCACGCGGCGTGGCATCACGGTTTCCCTGAGCACAACGAGATGAAGCGCGAAACGCATTGCGCTCGCGTAAGCCGAGTGATGCAAATATCACATATTGATCGCGAGATACGATCTTCCTAGGTGAAATTTGGCCCATTAGACTTGCCTCAACCTGAATAGAGTTCGACCTCGAAGAGGTTCTGTCAGTAGCGGACGGTCACTTCAATCCTTAAGCGTTTGCCCAGCAAGGCCCACAAGCTAGTTCTTTAGCCCCCAATACTTTTTCTTGTGAAATCGCGTGCTGAATTCATCCAGCCGTCAGCACAGGTTCTTTAATTAGAAAGGGATGTTACAGATGGACAGCACAACAGATAAAACATTGAGACGCAAACGGATCGCAATCGCCGTAGCAAGCTTGGGACTATCAGTGGCTCTTTTGCAAAGGACAGCGAACGCGCAGGTTCCGTCGCCACAGCCGCAATCGGACCTTGTCAATAGGGATGCACTAACTAAAGCGCCCGTCAGCGGTGCTGCGGACAGCGCCGTACCCGCGGCCACAGCCAGCTCGACGGCAGCTTCGCCACGCGAATCGGCCGCGGACAAAACCGACAGCGGAAGCTCCGCGACTAATGGCATTCCAATGACGGTCAACGTGGTTTCGCGCTCGTCCCTCGATCAGCAGCAGCCCAATGATTCCTACGAGGCTTTGCGCGGCGCGGCCGGCATCTCCAGTTCGGCTGGCGCGTCGGTCGCAGACAACGTTTCGATTCGCGGCATCGCGCTTGAGGGCCGCACAAGCTTTCGGCTTAACGGCGCATTGCCCATCAACAACTTCCTGGCAATGCCACTTGAGGACAAGCAGGGAGAAGAAGCGTTGAAGGGCGCCGCCGCTTTACTATTCGGCATTGCAAGTCCGTCGGGCATCGTCAATCTCGTCACTAAACGCGCAGGGGACAAGCCTAACGCCTCTATCGGTATCGCAGGCAATACCAATGGCGAGATCGTCGGCAGTGTCGACGTGGGCCGACGCTTCGGCACGGACAATCAGTTCGGGATACGTGTCAATGCGGCGGGCGGCCATCTGTCGAACCAGTTGGAAGACGCGGAAGGCTCACGGCGCTTCGTGAGTGTCGCGGCGGATTGGCGCGCCAGCGACCGCCTATCGTTCAAGCTCGACTTCGAAGATTACGAGCGCAGCTTCACCGAAAACTCCACTATCGGACTGCTGTCGCCCGTGAACGGCAAGATCCCGCTCCCCGCAGTGCCGGATCCGAACAAGCTGCTCTCGGGCTCGTGGGCGACCTACAAGGCTCACGCGCAAAACATCCTGCTGCGCGGAGACTACAAGATTACCGACAACTGGACAGTATTAGCCGAGGCTGGACGTGCCGAGACGGAGCGCGATTTCCGCGACGCCTCCACGCTAACGAACTACAACTTGACTACCGGCGAGGGCACACTCGTCACCAAGCTCGCTCGTGGACAGGATTACGTGAACAAATACGGCCGCGTTGAAACCAACGGCAAGTTCGATACGGGGTCGCTTCTGGAGCATCATCTGACCGTCGGCGTAATGTACAACTCTCGCGATCAGAACAATCCCTCGGTGCAATCGATCAAGACACCGCAGAACCTGTTTGATCCGATCACTCTACCGGCGCCTGTGCTTACCGCGCCAATCGTGGACCTGCCGCAGGAGAGTAAGGACACTGGCGTCTATGTCTACGATGCCGTATCCGTCGGCAAGCGTTTCACAGTTATCGGCGGCATGCGCCGCACTGACTACTCACTGACCGCAGCTCAGGCGAACGGTCCGAACACCCGCTTTCAGACCACCAACTATTCGCCGGCCATTGGTATCACCTTCCTGTTACGCCCTGATACCTCGCTCTATGCAAGCTACATGACTGGGCTCGAGGAAACGGGCCTCGCGCCCGTCACAGCCGTCAATGCATATCAAGCGCTTCCGCCGTCAGTGGCAAAGCAGAAGGAAGTCGGTATCCGATCAAGCGCCTTGTACGGCTTCTCAACTACCCTCGCGTATTTCGACATCAATCGCGGCACAGCCCAGCTCAATAACCAGAATGTTTTCCTGATCGATGGCCGCTCGACTTACAGGGGCGTGGAGGCGTCGATCGGCGGCGAAATCAACCGCGCATGGTCGTTCAACCTGGCGGGCCAGTACCTGCATGCGCGCACCTCGGGCGCGTCGGACCCTACGCTTAACGGAACACAGCCAGAGAACACACCTGATTTCACCCTTAGCATGACCGTCGTCTATCGCCCAAGCGTTATTCCGGGAAGCAGCCTGAGCGCGGGCATGTTCCGCACCGGCGCTCAAGCGGTCAACAACGCCAACCAGGCATTCATCCCGGCTTATACGGTATACACACTCGGTGCGGGCTACACTACGCGAATCGCTGGTCATCGGACCACGCTTGCGCTCAACGTGAACAATCTCACCAACGACAGGCATTTTTCGGCGGCTGGCAACGGGCTCCTGATCGTCGGCCCCGCACGCTCCATCCGCTTCTCGGCGCGGGCAGATTTTTAAACATATCGTCAGATAGGTTTTTTTTCAAAATACATTCAATTCCAGTAAATCACCGAACATGTCCACTACCCGTGTAGAACAGAGATACGGTCGTCCTGCTGTGTTGTTGCATTGGACCATCGCGTTGCTGATAGCGCTTGCTTACGTCTCCATGAACGTGCGCGGGCCCAAAGGAACACTTAATCGTATCTTATGGTCGGATGTGCACTTCTGGGCAGGTACTCTGGTACTCGTACTGACCGTTTTGCGCGTAATGTGGCGTGCGCGTGCGGGCGCGCCCCCCCTCCTCCCACAGCCCAAATATTTGATGCTGCTTAGTCACGCAGTACATTTCGTACTGTATGTCTTCATTTTCGTTCAACCCGTATTAGGGATATTGACACTCGATCTACAAGGCCATCCGCTTGCATTGCCTGGCCTGCCATGGTCGCTTAATTTTGTGGGCCCAAACAGGGAGCAGGCAAACACCCTCTTCTGGATTCACAAATATCTGGCCGATACTTTTTATTTTGTTATCGGCCTGCATGCCCTTGCGGCGTTGTGGCATCACTTCGTACGGCGTGACGGGACCTTGCGCAGAATGCTATAGCACGCAACCACCAAGCTCTGCCAGCTCACTGACATCTCCGTCGCACCCGACTGCATCTGCTCGCGTGAGGCGGGTATCGCTTCGCTACGAGAGGTTTGCCAAAAAGAAAATGCCTCGGCCTCGTTTTATGCGTGTCGTCATTCCGAAAACGGACCGAGTCTCGATCAAACACTATCGTTCCCCGTTTTAGCGAAATTTATGGAATCCCCGACTATCTGTGCCCCGTCGAACGAACCTGTTTATGCGTCGGAGCGACTCATCAACTTTCGCACTCGCGGCCACCTGCTCCTGCAAAAGCACTCCACACAGTTGGTGGTCGCCTTTATCGGCGACAGTTGGGTACGAGGAGCTGGCTGGCCGTCGCACGGCGATCCGGAGCGTCGGCGTTACTTCATGCCAGAACTAAGTGCGGCCCTGCAGGATATTTACGGGGACGCGGGTGGCGGCTGGTGTGGGTTTGGCGACACCAACTCGACCACCCGGCGTGGTGGCTCCGCGAACCCGGATCGGCTTTATCAGGAAGGGACAGGCTCCTGGACAACCCAGCGTAATAACCGT
Protein-coding regions in this window:
- a CDS encoding TonB-dependent siderophore receptor, with product MDSTTDKTLRRKRIAIAVASLGLSVALLQRTANAQVPSPQPQSDLVNRDALTKAPVSGAADSAVPAATASSTAASPRESAADKTDSGSSATNGIPMTVNVVSRSSLDQQQPNDSYEALRGAAGISSSAGASVADNVSIRGIALEGRTSFRLNGALPINNFLAMPLEDKQGEEALKGAAALLFGIASPSGIVNLVTKRAGDKPNASIGIAGNTNGEIVGSVDVGRRFGTDNQFGIRVNAAGGHLSNQLEDAEGSRRFVSVAADWRASDRLSFKLDFEDYERSFTENSTIGLLSPVNGKIPLPAVPDPNKLLSGSWATYKAHAQNILLRGDYKITDNWTVLAEAGRAETERDFRDASTLTNYNLTTGEGTLVTKLARGQDYVNKYGRVETNGKFDTGSLLEHHLTVGVMYNSRDQNNPSVQSIKTPQNLFDPITLPAPVLTAPIVDLPQESKDTGVYVYDAVSVGKRFTVIGGMRRTDYSLTAAQANGPNTRFQTTNYSPAIGITFLLRPDTSLYASYMTGLEETGLAPVTAVNAYQALPPSVAKQKEVGIRSSALYGFSTTLAYFDINRGTAQLNNQNVFLIDGRSTYRGVEASIGGEINRAWSFNLAGQYLHARTSGASDPTLNGTQPENTPDFTLSMTVVYRPSVIPGSSLSAGMFRTGAQAVNNANQAFIPAYTVYTLGAGYTTRIAGHRTTLALNVNNLTNDRHFSAAGNGLLIVGPARSIRFSARADF
- a CDS encoding cytochrome b — its product is MSTTRVEQRYGRPAVLLHWTIALLIALAYVSMNVRGPKGTLNRILWSDVHFWAGTLVLVLTVLRVMWRARAGAPPLLPQPKYLMLLSHAVHFVLYVFIFVQPVLGILTLDLQGHPLALPGLPWSLNFVGPNREQANTLFWIHKYLADTFYFVIGLHALAALWHHFVRRDGTLRRML